One part of the Paenibacillus silvisoli genome encodes these proteins:
- a CDS encoding ABC transporter substrate-binding protein, which produces MMMSRVRAVCSILVVLSMLAAVLAACSGKDAAKREKNQSEQPPSTIATNGVQQSGASEGKKPEEYSGTITLWGWDHNYYKTTFAEFQKKYPHIKLEVTNVAARDYLQKLQTTLVSGGELPDLLVGEMDWRGRAFQLDIWENLEAPPYNFDRSLIFGYLPALNSKPNGEIVTIEQSVSPAGLAYRRDLAKEYFGTDDPDELEAMFPTWDAMIEQGKNVRQKSGGSVFMFASTGELYNLFVGQNESALLKNGELDVTGRVKDALLSIIRMRDAGIVDKLQLWSPQWNASIANGRHIFYAAANWSPQSNIKPNDPADSGRWGLMMPPGGPFSWGGTAFGINKESKNKELAWTFIKWLLLTKEGAEISKKFNYIIPLKSVYEDDGFVSAADPYFGGQDVGRFWMERAVPNLKLPTITEYDSLLTASAKVALNVLNADPETTLEDVLPKILEEVRAKMPDLKVK; this is translated from the coding sequence ATGATGATGTCGAGGGTTAGAGCCGTTTGCTCCATTCTCGTTGTGTTGTCGATGCTGGCGGCCGTACTTGCGGCTTGCAGTGGCAAAGATGCCGCGAAGCGGGAGAAGAACCAATCGGAACAGCCGCCGTCCACAATCGCAACGAATGGCGTACAGCAGAGCGGAGCAAGCGAAGGGAAGAAACCGGAAGAGTACAGCGGCACGATTACACTATGGGGATGGGATCACAACTACTACAAAACGACGTTCGCGGAATTCCAGAAAAAGTATCCTCATATCAAGCTGGAAGTGACGAATGTGGCGGCAAGGGATTACCTGCAGAAATTGCAGACGACCCTCGTCTCTGGCGGTGAGCTTCCCGATCTTCTTGTCGGAGAAATGGACTGGCGGGGCAGAGCCTTTCAGCTGGACATCTGGGAAAACCTTGAAGCGCCTCCCTACAATTTCGACCGCAGTTTGATTTTCGGCTATTTGCCGGCTCTGAACAGCAAGCCGAACGGTGAAATCGTGACGATTGAGCAGTCTGTGTCTCCCGCTGGGCTGGCTTACCGGCGAGACCTTGCAAAGGAATATTTCGGCACGGATGACCCGGATGAGCTGGAAGCGATGTTTCCAACCTGGGACGCCATGATCGAACAAGGGAAGAATGTACGGCAGAAGAGCGGCGGCAGCGTGTTCATGTTTGCCAGTACGGGGGAATTGTACAATCTGTTCGTGGGTCAAAATGAAAGCGCATTACTGAAAAACGGCGAGCTCGACGTAACCGGGCGGGTGAAGGATGCGCTCCTGTCGATCATTCGAATGAGGGATGCCGGAATCGTGGATAAGCTGCAGCTTTGGTCTCCGCAATGGAATGCCAGCATTGCGAACGGCCGTCATATTTTTTACGCGGCAGCCAACTGGAGCCCGCAATCCAACATCAAACCAAACGATCCGGCAGACTCCGGCAGGTGGGGACTGATGATGCCGCCCGGCGGTCCGTTCTCTTGGGGCGGGACGGCGTTTGGCATCAACAAGGAGAGCAAAAACAAAGAATTGGCTTGGACATTTATTAAATGGCTGCTGCTGACCAAGGAAGGCGCCGAAATCAGCAAAAAGTTCAACTACATTATTCCGCTCAAATCGGTGTATGAGGATGACGGGTTCGTCTCTGCCGCCGATCCGTACTTTGGCGGTCAGGATGTCGGAAGGTTCTGGATGGAGAGAGCGGTTCCGAACTTGAAGCTGCCTACCATTACCGAATATGACTCTTTGCTGACGGCTTCCGCCAAAGTGGCGTTGAACGTCCTGAACGCCGATCCCGAAACGACACTGGAGGATGTGCTTCCGAAGATACTGGAGGAAGTGCGAGCGAAAATGCCTGATTTGAAAGTCAAATAG
- a CDS encoding sensor histidine kinase yields the protein MRRRIKTKIIFSAAAIITISLLVVGAVSIEYFRDIIKTQVMSDEAIKIKQSAAQIQYFQNDIRQFAQYILVDSDIQMRLNVLDSDNVYERLSSEEWLSTKLKSYLLLKDYIDSVVLVGNDGKVISSNPIYNSYYADSLKEDWHQDVLNRNVFDGFSDMHVWKSNLREMDAVSYMIKYNPALNPNSKLHHLIVHIDLDYLLKAVSMNTSEYDAIYLLNAGNSVLHAEEKRNVDVSLDSLLARSGSMPAYSEETNGQIANVNQTMLDQWKLVTFKSKQIVFQKIDDMSYFFVISTLVSILFILLTLTPVIVNITRPILNLTQAMKQVAMGKLDATVAIRSGDEIELLGNGFNRMLQELQNYIEQSIQDEKIKQKLQIELLLSQINPHFIYNTLNTVIYMAQRQGNYDIVKMMESFIRLLQDTISTAKDGYFATVEEEISNVRDYLIIQRYRYPDRFVTDWQVGEDTLRERIPRTLLQPLVENAIFHGLIPICEQGIITISFNRSEQYLYIRVSDNGIGMDAALIEKFENGDAIGELESGMRPIGLANVRDRIRAYYGHSSDIRIESGAGKGTIIAIDIPLNNSEFYTE from the coding sequence ATGAGACGAAGGATCAAGACTAAAATTATTTTCAGCGCGGCCGCTATCATTACGATTTCGTTGCTGGTGGTTGGGGCTGTGTCGATTGAATATTTCCGCGATATTATCAAGACGCAGGTGATGAGCGACGAAGCGATCAAGATCAAGCAGAGCGCGGCGCAAATCCAATACTTCCAGAACGATATCCGGCAGTTTGCCCAGTATATTCTGGTGGACAGCGACATCCAAATGCGCCTGAACGTGTTGGATTCGGATAACGTCTATGAACGGTTAAGCAGCGAGGAGTGGCTGTCGACGAAGCTGAAAAGCTATTTGCTGCTGAAGGATTATATCGACAGCGTCGTCCTCGTCGGCAATGACGGCAAAGTTATTTCCTCGAATCCGATCTACAACAGTTATTACGCTGACAGCCTGAAGGAAGACTGGCACCAAGATGTATTGAACCGGAATGTATTTGACGGCTTCTCCGACATGCATGTCTGGAAGTCGAATCTTCGGGAGATGGACGCCGTCAGTTATATGATCAAATACAATCCTGCGCTCAATCCGAACAGCAAGCTGCATCATCTGATCGTCCATATCGATCTGGACTATCTGCTAAAGGCCGTATCTATGAATACGTCGGAATACGACGCGATTTATTTGCTGAACGCCGGCAATTCGGTTTTGCATGCCGAAGAGAAACGAAACGTGGACGTTTCGCTGGACAGCCTGCTTGCAAGAAGCGGCTCCATGCCCGCTTACTCGGAGGAGACGAACGGACAGATCGCGAACGTCAACCAGACGATGCTGGATCAATGGAAGCTGGTGACGTTCAAGTCCAAGCAAATTGTTTTTCAGAAAATCGACGATATGTCCTACTTTTTCGTCATCTCAACGCTCGTCAGCATTCTCTTTATTCTACTGACGTTAACGCCGGTTATCGTCAATATTACAAGACCCATCCTGAATTTGACGCAGGCGATGAAGCAGGTGGCAATGGGGAAATTGGATGCGACCGTAGCGATTCGAAGCGGCGATGAGATCGAATTGCTTGGCAATGGCTTTAACCGGATGCTGCAGGAGCTCCAAAACTATATCGAGCAGTCGATACAGGACGAGAAGATCAAGCAAAAGCTGCAAATCGAATTGCTGCTCTCCCAAATCAACCCCCATTTTATTTACAACACGCTTAACACCGTCATTTATATGGCGCAAAGGCAGGGCAACTATGACATCGTCAAGATGATGGAGTCGTTCATTCGACTGCTTCAAGATACGATATCGACCGCGAAGGACGGCTATTTCGCGACGGTAGAAGAGGAAATCTCGAATGTGCGCGATTATTTGATCATTCAAAGGTATCGGTATCCGGACCGATTCGTGACCGATTGGCAGGTTGGCGAGGATACGCTGCGGGAGCGAATTCCGCGTACGCTTCTGCAGCCTTTGGTGGAAAACGCGATTTTCCACGGTCTTATTCCGATATGCGAACAAGGGATCATTACGATTTCGTTCAACCGCTCCGAGCAGTATCTATACATCCGCGTGTCAGATAACGGCATTGGGATGGACGCGGCGTTGATTGAAAAGTTCGAGAACGGAGATGCGATCGGGGAGCTTGAATCGGGCATGAGGCCGATCGGCCTTGCCAACGTACGGGACCGTATTCGCGCTTATTATGGTCACTCATCCGATATCCGGATCGAAAGCGGAGCGGGGAAGGGGACAATCATTGCGATTGATATTCCTCTGAACAACTCCGAATTTTATACAGAATAG
- a CDS encoding response regulator: MKPIRVMIVDDEILAINHLTSLIDWRELGFEVAAQALSANAALEQMETVKPKLIFMDIRMPVLNGLELSRRILSRYEGVKIVLCTSYRDFEYAKTALEIGVAGYWLKHETNKANLTELLIKLKDDFGKEELQERFVFRQHLKGVLAGDEQPGESLKKLERNAKASGNRFLFLYLQSDVPFPVLDYDWQAARLPQPAEWEEICGNAEWRSLTWLECISTSRDKQIAFLSAAACTSERQFHSETYALASFLQNEAGVRGYSVSIMISSSFVQMDALSRRCRELEEKSAYLMLFGRQTIQYAHDFIVPASQLIELWRARSKAIGTLLEEQNEDQLTGKLAECIRAAFVELRPERFHPEGLKLICRAFIRGLEQLRRMKGMPSYEDLFIRKEMDARSWHSVNGIEQWLLQEIDSIQSFSRVSSPYSRKVQQAMSYIHEHYMDELTVELIGESLSVSGDYLRHLFKAEVGRTVTDYVTGFRMEKAKEMLKTSPYKTYEISERVGYRTGQYFSQVFKKWTGLTPQEYAESTGQGK; this comes from the coding sequence ATGAAACCGATCAGAGTCATGATCGTGGATGATGAAATATTGGCCATCAACCATTTAACGAGCCTGATTGACTGGCGTGAACTGGGATTCGAGGTAGCGGCACAAGCGCTGTCAGCGAACGCTGCGCTGGAGCAGATGGAGACCGTTAAGCCTAAACTCATTTTTATGGACATCCGCATGCCGGTCTTGAACGGGCTTGAGCTCAGCCGCCGCATTCTTTCCCGTTACGAGGGCGTCAAGATCGTGTTGTGTACTTCCTATAGGGATTTCGAGTACGCCAAAACGGCGCTGGAGATCGGAGTTGCCGGCTATTGGCTCAAGCATGAGACGAACAAAGCGAATTTGACGGAGCTGCTGATCAAGCTGAAAGATGATTTTGGAAAAGAGGAGCTGCAGGAGCGATTCGTCTTCCGTCAGCATTTGAAGGGAGTGCTGGCGGGCGACGAGCAGCCAGGCGAATCGTTGAAGAAGTTGGAGCGAAACGCTAAGGCATCGGGAAATCGGTTCCTGTTCCTCTACTTACAATCCGATGTTCCGTTCCCTGTTCTCGACTATGACTGGCAAGCCGCGAGGCTGCCGCAGCCTGCCGAATGGGAGGAGATATGCGGCAATGCCGAATGGCGGAGTTTGACTTGGCTGGAGTGCATATCAACGAGCAGGGATAAGCAGATTGCCTTCCTTTCCGCAGCCGCTTGCACGAGCGAGAGGCAGTTCCATTCGGAAACGTATGCGCTTGCATCTTTCCTGCAGAACGAAGCAGGAGTACGAGGGTACTCCGTTTCGATCATGATCTCTTCATCTTTCGTACAAATGGATGCCTTGTCGAGACGGTGCCGCGAGCTGGAGGAGAAATCCGCCTATTTGATGCTGTTCGGCAGACAGACCATTCAATACGCGCATGATTTTATCGTGCCTGCCTCCCAGCTGATTGAGCTATGGCGGGCTAGAAGCAAAGCAATCGGTACGCTCCTTGAGGAGCAGAACGAGGATCAGCTCACTGGCAAGCTCGCCGAGTGCATTCGTGCCGCGTTCGTGGAGCTTCGGCCGGAACGGTTTCATCCCGAAGGCCTCAAGCTCATTTGCAGGGCGTTTATTCGCGGATTGGAACAGCTGAGAAGGATGAAAGGGATGCCCTCTTACGAGGATTTGTTTATCCGGAAGGAAATGGATGCGAGATCCTGGCATTCCGTTAATGGAATCGAACAATGGCTTTTACAGGAAATTGACAGCATCCAAAGCTTCTCGAGAGTAAGCTCGCCTTATTCCAGAAAAGTCCAGCAAGCGATGAGCTATATACACGAGCATTATATGGATGAATTGACGGTGGAGCTGATTGGAGAATCCTTGTCGGTCAGCGGCGACTATCTGCGGCATTTATTCAAAGCTGAGGTCGGGCGCACCGTGACGGACTATGTAACGGGGTTCCGGATGGAAAAGGCCAAAGAAATGCTGAAGACGAGCCCATACAAAACCTATGAAATCTCAGAGCGGGTCGGGTACCGAACAGGTCAATATTTCAGTCAGGTGTTCAAGAAGTGGACAGGCCTTACGCCTCAAGAATATGCAGAAAGCACGGGTCAAGGCAAATGA
- a CDS encoding alpha-L-rhamnosidase-related protein, whose translation MTAATAESLSAGPILEVYHESRETSGLSWRDLYITPGNRTYMIGSQNGGFPDFGHHVKLEMGGLWLHPIKLLDGFWLRIANSGSEDAIAGKWLTESDSFHNYPFHNVHRYSLRSLQLEVERSQFCPDDTEGFVISYKLRDTSGMPRSLCLDFLARTDLSPVWFSEGKGVEDSFDEGRIDREKGLFLAKDAGQPWHVVVGADRACRKGKVGRELFGPHWTAGKGISGELTYDEIAVPAGGETVVRFFIAGSYSSEEAARLTYMKLASSYDGLWASKRARYEEIAAQTVISIPDRHLQKVFDWVKFHNDWFVRDIPEIGRGMGAGHPEYPWWFGCDNSYTLLGILPLGGLNMAQETLELIRRTSEETNGNGRIIHELSTSGLVANPGNTQETAHFIKCAWDVFRWTGDLQFLQSMYPSVKKGLSWLLGEMDPDNDLLPEGYGIIEIEGLNVELIDSAVYTWSALRAGMQMAVLFGEQEQAVEYSSLAERLADTINQKLWLEKEGLYADAMASVGKVMSRIDIYIERASSMGAEEAVTSMQAMKEEMQQLDPASEKPWLFKNWVINTPMETGLAPRDKAIQALNRMGTDEFTGPWGTYLSGLYQDQMMTISTGVQAVAEAQYDRMDESLRFVRLIASNFNKRLPGSISEMSPDYGCFVQAWTVYGIAWPMLTGMFGIQPEAHRRTLKLRPRLPKEWNEISVKNVNLGLGELHNVLDWAISHTETVQTYSFELKQAGWSVELDVPVAVDEAVMLDDASVEPETTADGGSAIRIETAGKHVIVVKKRG comes from the coding sequence ATGACAGCAGCAACGGCTGAATCGCTAAGCGCGGGACCTATTTTGGAGGTTTATCACGAGTCGCGAGAAACGAGCGGATTATCGTGGAGGGATCTCTATATCACGCCTGGTAACCGGACCTATATGATCGGCAGTCAAAACGGCGGATTTCCGGACTTTGGCCATCACGTTAAGCTTGAAATGGGCGGCTTGTGGCTGCATCCCATTAAGCTGCTCGACGGCTTCTGGCTTCGTATTGCCAATAGCGGATCGGAAGACGCCATTGCCGGAAAATGGCTAACGGAATCGGATTCTTTTCACAATTATCCATTTCATAACGTACACCGTTACTCTCTGCGTTCGCTTCAGCTTGAAGTGGAGCGCAGCCAGTTCTGCCCGGATGATACCGAGGGCTTCGTTATTTCTTACAAGCTGCGGGATACGAGCGGCATGCCTAGAAGCCTCTGCCTCGACTTCCTTGCAAGAACGGATTTGAGCCCGGTGTGGTTCTCGGAAGGCAAAGGAGTAGAGGATAGCTTCGACGAAGGGCGCATTGATCGGGAGAAAGGGCTCTTCCTCGCTAAAGATGCCGGCCAGCCATGGCATGTTGTCGTCGGTGCGGATCGCGCGTGCCGCAAAGGAAAAGTCGGTCGCGAGCTATTCGGCCCTCACTGGACCGCAGGCAAAGGCATTAGCGGGGAACTGACGTACGATGAGATTGCCGTTCCGGCTGGCGGCGAAACGGTCGTTCGTTTCTTCATCGCGGGTTCCTATTCATCCGAAGAAGCGGCACGGCTTACCTATATGAAGCTGGCATCCAGCTACGACGGGCTGTGGGCAAGCAAGCGTGCGCGCTATGAAGAAATTGCGGCGCAAACGGTCATTTCCATTCCTGATCGGCACTTGCAGAAGGTGTTTGACTGGGTGAAGTTCCATAACGACTGGTTCGTGCGCGATATCCCGGAGATTGGCCGCGGCATGGGAGCGGGCCATCCGGAATATCCGTGGTGGTTCGGCTGCGACAACAGCTACACGCTGCTGGGCATTTTGCCGCTTGGCGGACTCAACATGGCGCAGGAGACGCTGGAGCTGATCCGGCGGACTTCTGAAGAAACGAATGGGAATGGCCGCATTATTCATGAGCTTTCCACGAGCGGACTAGTCGCGAATCCGGGCAATACGCAGGAAACGGCGCATTTTATCAAATGCGCGTGGGATGTGTTCAGGTGGACCGGCGACCTTCAATTCCTCCAGAGCATGTATCCGAGCGTCAAGAAAGGTCTGTCGTGGCTGCTCGGGGAGATGGATCCGGATAACGATTTGCTGCCCGAGGGCTATGGGATTATCGAGATTGAAGGCCTAAACGTAGAGTTGATCGATTCGGCCGTATATACATGGTCCGCTTTGCGCGCGGGCATGCAAATGGCCGTGCTGTTTGGAGAGCAAGAGCAGGCGGTTGAATATTCATCGTTAGCCGAGCGTCTTGCCGATACGATCAATCAGAAGCTATGGTTGGAGAAAGAAGGGCTTTACGCCGATGCGATGGCATCGGTCGGCAAAGTCATGAGCCGCATAGATATCTATATCGAGCGCGCCAGCAGCATGGGGGCAGAAGAAGCGGTGACCAGTATGCAGGCGATGAAGGAAGAGATGCAGCAGCTGGATCCGGCGAGCGAGAAGCCATGGCTGTTCAAGAACTGGGTCATCAACACGCCGATGGAGACGGGGCTTGCTCCACGCGACAAGGCCATTCAAGCGCTGAACCGTATGGGTACGGACGAATTCACAGGACCTTGGGGCACTTACTTATCCGGCTTATATCAGGATCAAATGATGACAATTTCGACTGGCGTACAGGCCGTGGCCGAAGCGCAGTATGATCGGATGGATGAGTCGCTTCGCTTTGTACGCTTGATCGCATCCAATTTCAACAAGCGGCTTCCGGGCTCGATCTCGGAAATGTCTCCGGATTACGGATGCTTTGTTCAAGCCTGGACGGTATACGGCATCGCTTGGCCGATGTTGACCGGCATGTTCGGCATTCAGCCTGAGGCACACCGCCGTACGCTTAAGCTGCGTCCGCGCTTGCCGAAAGAATGGAATGAGATAAGCGTGAAGAACGTGAATTTGGGGCTTGGAGAGCTGCACAACGTGCTCGACTGGGCGATTAGCCATACGGAAACCGTTCAAACTTACTCGTTCGAGCTCAAGCAAGCGGGATGGTCGGTTGAGCTGGACGTACCTGTTGCCGTGGATGAAGCCGTAATGCTTGACGATGCTTCGGTTGAGCCGGAGACAACGGCGGACGGCGGTTCAGCGATTCGAATTGAAACGGCCGGCAAGCATGTGATTGTCGTGAAGAAGCGCGGATAG
- a CDS encoding ABC transporter substrate-binding protein, with protein sequence MVSFKKPLLSMLTALMAVAMIAGCGNSGGNEENSSNASNNAGSSSDNSASKEVVKLTAAFPGQESPGQKNALQAINEKLKADGLNIEVDIKYLDDYWQKLALNIAGGTVYDLAWAHSSTLSDLAAKKVYQPIDDALKAQGSDLAANTPEYVLKGGQIQGKQYALPRAIPMTGFNNVYNIRGDLREKYGVPKITTIEGLEAYFDAIAKNEPNMVPFGGYNFQELFPIYANYYFPIGDGGAYPVYIDPADSSYTVKSFLDSDAFAQVIAKKKEWKDKGWLSTDTNLDTEGGFDNGKVAALAANIFRASERIDSVTKNVPGGKVETVYLEPQKRYIFSAGDNMLAVPSTSKHANEAVALINWIKKDQANYDLWSYGAEGVNYKLVDGAVDVSGIAENDQYNMNVWMWNDLRLARFSTNYPKEDIEALKKWDSSSEVTPFVGFTLDQSKIKSQISNIQAIMGEYITNLGLSVTDYNKVKEEMMSKLQSAGLQDVIDETQKQINAYVEAQKK encoded by the coding sequence ATGGTAAGTTTCAAAAAGCCTTTGCTCTCCATGTTAACGGCCCTGATGGCAGTGGCCATGATCGCAGGCTGCGGCAACTCGGGCGGAAACGAAGAGAACAGCAGCAACGCAAGCAACAATGCAGGCTCAAGCTCCGACAACAGCGCAAGCAAAGAAGTCGTAAAACTGACAGCCGCTTTCCCGGGCCAAGAATCGCCAGGGCAAAAAAACGCGTTGCAAGCGATCAATGAGAAGCTGAAAGCGGACGGACTGAATATCGAAGTCGACATCAAGTATCTTGACGATTATTGGCAGAAGCTGGCTCTCAATATTGCTGGCGGAACCGTTTACGATTTGGCATGGGCGCATAGCTCCACGCTGTCGGATTTGGCGGCCAAGAAGGTTTATCAGCCTATCGATGACGCGCTCAAAGCGCAAGGTTCCGATCTGGCGGCAAATACGCCTGAGTACGTGTTGAAAGGCGGCCAAATTCAAGGCAAGCAGTATGCGCTTCCGAGAGCGATTCCGATGACCGGTTTTAATAATGTCTACAATATTCGCGGCGATCTGCGCGAAAAGTACGGCGTTCCGAAAATTACGACGATAGAGGGATTGGAAGCTTACTTCGACGCGATCGCCAAAAACGAGCCGAATATGGTTCCGTTCGGGGGCTATAACTTCCAGGAGTTGTTCCCGATCTATGCCAACTACTATTTCCCGATCGGTGATGGCGGCGCATATCCGGTATATATCGATCCTGCCGACAGCTCTTATACGGTGAAATCATTCCTGGATTCGGACGCGTTCGCGCAAGTGATTGCGAAGAAGAAAGAATGGAAAGACAAAGGATGGCTCAGCACCGACACGAACTTGGATACGGAAGGCGGATTTGACAACGGCAAGGTTGCCGCTTTGGCCGCCAATATTTTCAGAGCATCCGAAAGAATCGACTCGGTTACGAAAAACGTTCCGGGAGGCAAAGTAGAAACCGTTTATCTGGAGCCTCAGAAACGTTACATTTTCTCTGCCGGTGACAATATGCTGGCCGTTCCAAGCACAAGCAAGCACGCAAACGAAGCGGTGGCATTGATCAACTGGATCAAAAAAGACCAAGCGAACTACGATCTATGGTCATACGGAGCGGAAGGCGTAAACTATAAGCTCGTCGACGGCGCCGTCGATGTCAGCGGTATCGCCGAGAACGATCAGTACAACATGAACGTATGGATGTGGAACGACCTGCGTCTCGCTCGCTTCTCTACCAACTATCCGAAAGAAGATATTGAAGCCTTAAAGAAATGGGACAGCAGCTCCGAGGTTACGCCTTTCGTCGGCTTTACCTTGGATCAGAGCAAGATTAAATCTCAGATCAGCAACATTCAGGCCATCATGGGCGAATACATTACGAATCTGGGCTTAAGCGTAACGGATTATAACAAAGTAAAAGAAGAAATGATGAGCAAGCTTCAGAGCGCAGGTTTGCAAGACGTTATCGATGAAACGCAAAAACAAATCAACGCTTATGTGGAAGCGCAGAAAAAATAA
- a CDS encoding carbohydrate ABC transporter permease, which produces MIRPSFTGKAMQLLIHLILLAFALSCVYPFILTFMASISSEKSILDDGYQLVPKAFSLLAYRVVFNDQFIYSGYAVSIIVTVAGTAMSLLICGMAGYAMSNKRVKYRNGIAVYFYLTMVFGAGLLPWYLVCTQYLHLQNTIMALILPGLVSPFNVFLMRNYFASIPSELVESAEIDGCGVMRTFLQIIIPLSLPMMATITLFIGLAYWNDWASALWFIDNPKLYPLQYMLYRIESLMSFVKQYGSMGDMTMPTETFQLATLFVTIGPIIFLYPFIQRYFVKGIMIGAVKG; this is translated from the coding sequence ATGATTCGGCCATCATTTACCGGAAAAGCGATGCAGTTGTTGATTCACCTCATTCTGCTTGCATTTGCCCTCTCGTGCGTATATCCGTTTATTCTGACCTTCATGGCTTCGATAAGCAGCGAGAAGAGCATTTTGGACGATGGTTATCAGCTCGTTCCCAAAGCGTTTTCCTTACTGGCTTACAGAGTGGTGTTTAATGATCAGTTTATTTATTCCGGATATGCCGTATCGATAATCGTTACGGTGGCGGGAACGGCGATGTCCCTTCTTATTTGCGGCATGGCCGGATATGCCATGTCGAATAAGCGCGTCAAATACCGAAACGGCATCGCCGTCTATTTTTACCTTACCATGGTATTCGGTGCGGGCTTGCTGCCTTGGTACTTGGTATGTACGCAGTATTTGCATCTGCAGAATACGATTATGGCGTTAATCCTTCCGGGATTGGTATCGCCCTTCAACGTATTCCTAATGCGCAACTATTTTGCGTCGATTCCGTCCGAGCTGGTCGAATCGGCGGAAATTGACGGCTGCGGAGTCATGAGAACCTTTCTCCAAATCATCATCCCATTGTCCCTGCCGATGATGGCCACCATCACCTTGTTCATTGGATTGGCCTATTGGAACGACTGGGCTAGCGCGCTATGGTTTATCGATAATCCGAAATTGTATCCGCTTCAATACATGCTGTACCGGATTGAATCGCTGATGAGCTTCGTGAAGCAGTATGGCAGCATGGGCGACATGACCATGCCGACGGAGACGTTTCAGCTTGCCACCTTGTTCGTCACCATCGGCCCGATCATTTTTCTCTATCCTTTTATCCAGCGCTATTTTGTCAAAGGGATCATGATCGGCGCGGTCAAAGGTTAA
- a CDS encoding ABC transporter permease: MQGIAEKKKADMQGIVVKKRHGFLLEMKRNYPYYFMMLPAIILLFVFAYLPMPGIIIAFQDFNFVDKFKSPFVGLDNFKFYFTSSYAFRTTFNTIFINMNYLFWTTLVSLLFAILLNEIRLKLAKKFYQNLMFLPFFLSAVVVGKFVTELVFSDHNGVANQIVKLFGHEPIVWSQTAAPWAWIIIGAHVWQAAGYSTIIYLATITGIDDHLFEAASLDGANRWQQIRQILLPLLTPMIIILCLLSIGGMLRGDFGTIYSIIGDNGLLFEHTDVIDTYVFRAIKGAADFGTTAAVGLYQSVVGFILVYGSNALVKKYDKDSALF; this comes from the coding sequence ATGCAGGGGATAGCCGAAAAGAAAAAAGCGGATATGCAAGGGATCGTCGTTAAGAAAAGGCACGGTTTTCTTCTCGAAATGAAACGAAATTATCCTTATTACTTCATGATGTTACCGGCAATCATCCTCTTGTTTGTGTTCGCCTATTTGCCGATGCCGGGAATAATCATTGCCTTCCAAGATTTTAATTTCGTCGACAAGTTTAAGAGTCCGTTCGTTGGACTGGACAACTTCAAATTTTATTTTACGAGCTCTTATGCGTTCCGTACGACGTTCAACACGATCTTTATCAATATGAACTATTTGTTCTGGACAACGCTTGTAAGCCTGCTCTTTGCCATTTTATTGAATGAGATCAGATTGAAGCTCGCTAAGAAGTTCTATCAAAATCTAATGTTCCTGCCGTTCTTTCTATCCGCGGTCGTAGTCGGCAAATTCGTAACGGAGCTTGTCTTTTCGGACCACAATGGGGTGGCCAATCAGATCGTCAAGCTTTTCGGGCATGAACCGATCGTATGGTCGCAGACTGCGGCTCCTTGGGCCTGGATTATTATCGGAGCTCACGTGTGGCAGGCAGCCGGTTACTCCACCATTATTTACCTCGCCACGATCACCGGGATCGATGACCATTTGTTCGAGGCGGCATCCCTTGACGGCGCGAATCGCTGGCAGCAAATCAGGCAGATTTTATTGCCGCTATTAACGCCTATGATCATCATCCTGTGCTTGTTAAGCATTGGCGGCATGCTGCGAGGGGATTTCGGCACGATCTATTCCATCATCGGAGATAACGGATTGTTATTCGAACATACGGATGTCATTGATACCTATGTGTTCCGCGCCATTAAAGGGGCGGCTGACTTCGGGACAACGGCCGCGGTCGGTTTGTATCAGTCCGTGGTAGGATTCATCTTGGTTTACGGATCCAACGCCTTGGTCAAGAAATACGACAAAGACAGCGCATTGTTCTAA